One Indicator indicator isolate 239-I01 chromosome 21, UM_Iind_1.1, whole genome shotgun sequence DNA segment encodes these proteins:
- the BBOX1 gene encoding gamma-butyrobetaine dioxygenase, translating to MKPLIQKVEALDKGYFVRVEWEDGSESCYPCVWLRDNCQCPNCFLRSAGARKMNFEELDVNIVVKEVTLPDREKISITWPDKHSSEYEAEWLKKRCFSEKARAEMREDLFLPERQYWGSDLELPTMPFEEVIYNDESAYKWLCTLKKVGIVLLTGAAARQGELIKLGHRVGFLRLTFYGPTWQVQDKADANNVAYTSGKLCFHTDYPVLQYPPGVQFLHCIKQTSAGGESEVVDGFHVCNKLKKQNPQAYEILSSTAVDYTDTGIDFCEFAVQCKQRIIDVDARGQPVRINYNNPTRDTVFDIPVEKVRPFYAALKEFDDLLNSTENKLTYKMKPGDVVTFDNWRVLHGRQSYPAGAGLSRHLEGAYADWDVVMSRLRLLRKRLLKKD from the exons atGAAGCCTCTGATACAGAAGGTAGAAGCTCTGGACAAGGGCTACTTTGTCCGTGTGGAGTGGGAGGATGGGAGTGAGAGCTGCTACCCCTGTGTCTGGCTGAGGGACAACTGCCAGTGTCCAAACTGCTTCCTGCGCTCGGCTGGGGCACGCAAGATGAATTTCGAGGAACTGGATGTGAACATTGTGGTGAAGGAAGTCACCCTGCCAGACAGAGAAAAG ATCTCTATCACATGGCCTGATAAACACTCCAGTGAGTATGAAGCTGAGTGGTTGAAGAAACGATGCTTCTCTGAAAAAGCCAGAGCAGAAATGAGAGAAGATTTATTTTTACCAG AACGGCAGTACTGGGGCTCAGACCTGGAACTTCCCACAATGCCTTTTGAAGAAGTCATCTACAACGATGAAAGTGCCTACAAGTGGCTGTGCACCCTGAAGAAAGTAGGAATTGTGCTGCtaacaggagctgctgccaggcagggagAGTTGATTAAACTTGGCCACAGGGTTGGCTTCCTGCGCCTCACTTTTTATGG ACCAACTTGGCAAGTGCAAGACAAAGCAGATGCTAACAATGTGGCTTATACAAGTGGGAAGCTATGTTTTCACACCGACTACCCTGTTCTGCAGTACCCACCTGGG GTTCAGTTTCTCCATTGTATAAAACAAACATCTGCAGGAGGGGAAAGTGAAGTTGTAGATGGATTTCACGTTTGCAACAAGCTGAAGAAGCAAAATCCTCAGGCATATGAGATCCTGTCCTCTACTGCTGTAGACTATACAGATACTGGGATCGACTTCTGTGAGTTTGCCGTGCAATGCAAACAAAGGATTATAGA TGTGGATGCCAGAGGCCAACCAGTTCGCATCAATTATAATAATCCAACAAGAGACACAGTGTTTGACATACCAGTTGAAAAAGTGAGGCCATTTTATGCAGCTCTAAAGGAATTTGATGATttattaaacagcacagaaaacaagCTTACTTACAAGATGAAACCAG GGGACGTGGTGACGTTCGATAACTGGCGAGTGCTTCACGGGCGCCAGAGCTACCCGGCGGGAGCGGGGCTGTCGCGGCACCTGGAGGGTGCCTACGCCGACTGGGACGTGGTCATGTCGCGGCTCCGCCTCCTCAGGAAGAGGCTCCTCAAGAAGGACTGA